The window CCCGCCTCCTTCTCGAGGGCGTCGAGTGCGCTCGGCCCGTCCTCGGCTTCCCGGATGTCATAGCCGAACAGCCGCAGGACCCACACGGCGGCCTGGCGGACGGCGGGGTCGTCCTCGACCACCAGGATGGTGGCTTTCGCCGGACTTCCGGCGTTCTCTCGCTCTCGATTACGCATCGCTCGGTTCCTTGGCCGCCGTTGGAAGCATCAGGCAGACGCGGGTTCCCCGCCCCGGTTCGCTCTCAAGCGTGACGATTCCGCCAGACTGGCGGGCGAAACCGTAGACCATGCTGAGCCCTAAACCGCTGCCCTCGCCCACCTCGCGGGTGGTGAAGAATGGCTCGAAGGCGTGCTCCAGGACGTCCGGGGTCATTCCGCAGCCGGTATCGGTCAGGTTTATTTCCACATAATCGCCCGCCGGCGGGCTGTCAGCCCCCCCCGCCCCCGCGATTTCCTGCTCGACGTGCCGGCGGCCGGCCGCGATGGTCAGTCGGCCGCCGTCCGGCATCGCCGCCTTGGCGTTGAAGGCGATGTTGACAAGGGCGTTCTCCAGGCCGTGGGGATCGATCCTGACGGTGGGAAGGTCCCTTTCCAGCCGGGTCTCGACCTCGATGGTCTCGCCTAAGGAGCGGCGGATCAGGTCGAGCAGACCCTCGATCAGGGCGGCCGGCCGGACGATTTCGGGATTGAGGGTTTCCTTGCGCGAGAACGACAGCAGCTGGTGGGTCAGGCGCCCGCCCCTCCTCGCGGCCTCCATCGCATTCTCCAGGTAGATGTGGATGCGGTCGTCCTTGTCGAGCTGGCTTTGCGCCAAGTCGATGCTGCTCTGGATGATTTGCAGCAGGTTGTTGAAATCGTGCGCGGTGCCGCCGGCCAACTGGCCGACCACCTCCATCTTCTGGACATGGCGCAGCCGGCGCTCCATCGACTGGCGCTCGGTGATGTCGTGGAAGACCAGCAGAAGGCGGGGCTCGCCGCCGATCTCGATGGTCTCGCCAGCCAGAAGGACGGTACGCTCCTGCCCGCCTTTGGTCAAAAAGATGGCCTCGAAATCGCGGATAGAGCCGTCCCGCTTCAGGCGTTCGACGAAGATCGCCCGCTGCTCCAGGTCGGCCCAGTTGTGCAGTTCGACGGCGGTCTTGCCGATGGCCTCGCCGCGCGTGAACCCCCACAGCGACAGCCACATGGCGTTGGCGTCGAGAAGCCGGCCGTCGTCGATCTCGGAAATGGCCATGGCGGCGGGGCTGGCCTGGAAGGCCTTGGCAAAGCGAGCCTCGCTTTCGCGCACCGCCGCTTCGGCTTGCTTGCGGGCGGTGATGTCGCGGTCGATCCCCCGGTATCCGCGGAAGGCGCCCCGTTTGTCGAAGATCGGCACGCCGCTGGTTTCCATGAACACGCGGTGGCCGTCCCTGTGCAGGGTGACGTTCTCAAGCAGCGAGAACGAGCGGCGTTCCGACGTGATGGCGGCGAACTCCTTGGCCATGCGGGCGGCCTCATCGGGCGGCATCAGGTCGAACGGGGCCTTGCCGATCACCTCCTCGGGCGTGTAGCCCAGGAAATCGTGGACCCTCGAGCTGGCATAGGTATAGACGCCGGTCTCGTCGATTTCCCACACCCAGTCGGGATTCTCGGCGAAGGCTTTCAGCCGCTCACGGGATTCGGCCAAGGCCTCCTCGGCGCGGGCCTGGCGGGCTCCGAGGTGGTTGAAAAGCCAGAGCGGCGCGATCAGGGAGACGACCGACGCGCCCACCGCGACGGCGACGTAGCGCCAGTGTTCGTCGGCGGTTTCCGCGACGTAGCCGGGGTTAAGCCGGGCCAGAACGCGGTCTTCCAGCAGGAACTCCCAAAGGCCGGCAACGGCGAACACCGTCAGGACGATCAATCCACCAATGGCGTAGACCTGTCGAGACCGCATGGCGTCCCTACTCCACCGTCGCCCGGCGAGCAACCCAGGCGCACCTTTTGGTAGCACAGACGCCGGCCGGAGTCTCCGGCGCAGACGGCCTAGTGGCGGAAGTGGCGCATGCCGGTGAACACCATGGCAAGGCCTTTCTCGTCGGCCGCCTTGATGACCTCTTCGTCGCGCATCGAGCCACCCGGCTGGATCACCGCGGTGGCCCCCGCCTCGGCGGCGGCCAGCAGGCCGTCGGCGAAGGGGAAGAAGGCATCCGAAGCCACCACCGAGCCGATGGTGCGCGGTTGCGATTCTCCCGCCGCGGCCGAGGCCTCCTTCGACTTCCAGGCGGCGATGCGCGCCGAATCGACCCGGCTCATCTGCCCGGCGCCGCCGCCGACCAGGGCGCCGTCCTTGACGTAGACGATGGCGTTGGACTTGACGTGCTTGCAGATGGCGAAGGCGAACAGCAGGTCCTTCATCTCCTGGGCGCTTGGCGCCCGCTTGGTGACGACCTTGAGTTCGGCCGAGGTCACGGCGTCGTCGCGGGTCTGCAGCAGATAGCCGCCGGAGAGCGAGCGCAGCGTCATGCCGGGCGCCTTGGGGTCGGGCAGCCCGCCGGTCTCGAGCACCCGCAGGTTCTTCTTGGAGGCCAGCACGGTGCGGGCCTCGGCGCTGATCTCCGGCGCGATCACCACCTCGGCGAACAGCTTGGCGATTTCTTCCGCAGTGGCGCCGTCGAGCGGCCGGTTCAGCGCGACGATGCCGCCGAACGCGCTGACCGGGTCGCAGGCCAGGGCCTTGAGGTAGGCTTCCTTGACGCTGGCCCCGTGGGCGCAGCCGCAGGGGTTGGCGTGCTTGATGATGGCGCAGGCGGTTTCTTGGAACTCGGCCACCAGTTCGAAGGCGGCGTCGGTGTCGTTGTAGTTGTTGAAGCTCAATTCCTTGCCCTGCAACTGCCGGGCGGTGGCGACCCCCGGCCGCGCCTCGCCACTGACATAGAAGGCGGCCTGCTGGTGCGGGTTCTCGCCGTAGCGCAGTGTCTGCTTGAGTTCGCCGGCGAAGGCGGCGCGCTTCGGGAAGGGCTCGTTCAAGACACGCGCGAACCAGCCCGAGATGGCGGCGTCGTAAACGGCGGTGCGGGCATAGGCGGTGGCGGCCAGCTTCTTGCGGAATTCCAGCGTGGTGGCGCCTCCGTTGGCCTTCATCTCTTCCATGACGGCGGCGTAATCGGCGGCATCGACGACGACGGTGACGAAGGCGTGGTTCTTGGCGGCGGCGCGGATCATGCCGGGGCCGCCGATGTCGATGTTCTCGATGCAGGTCTCGTAGTCGGCGCCCTTGGCCACGGTGGCCTCGAACGGATAGAGGTTGACCGCCACCAGGTCGATGGGGGCGATGCCGTGCTCCTTCATCGCCGCCTCGTGCTTGGCGTTGCCGCGAATGGCCAGCAGGCCGCCGTGGATCTTGGGGTGCAGGGTCTTGACCCGGCCGTCCATGATCTCGGGGAACCCGGTGTGCGCCGACACCTCGGTCACCGGCACGCCGGCGTCGGCAAGCGCCTTGGCCGAGCCGCCGGTCGACAGGATCTCGACGCCGCTTGCGGCCAGGAATTTCCCGAACTCGATGAGCCCGGTCTTGTCGGAAACGGAAATCAGGGCGCGGCGGATGGGGCTCGACATGGGAATTCCTCCGGAATGTTCTCAATGATCTTGGCGGGCGGGGCGGGTCATTGGGCCGCCGCCTTCTCGGACACGGCGGACCCGCGGTATTCGGGAACCAGGGTGTGCACGACGGCGCCCACGGCGTCGGCATCGGCCCGTGCGCAGGCCTCGCCCAACACCTTGAGCGCCCGGCGGATCTCGTCGGCATCGGCGGTGCGGGGCGCGGCGGCCATGACGCCGGCGTATTCGGTCGCGACCAGGGCCTCGCCGGAGTGGAACAGCTCCTCGTACAGTTTCTCGCCTGGGCGCAGGCCGACGACCTCGATCTTGACGTCGACGTCGGGCCTTAGCCCGGCCAGGCGGATCATCTGGCGCGCCAAATCCAGGATCTTCACCGGCTGGCCCATCTCGAGCACGAAGATGCGTCCCGCGTGTTCGGCACGCGCCGCCCCCAGGGCGGAGGCTTCGAGCACCAGCTCGACGGCCTCGCGGATGGTCATGAAATAGCGCGTCATCTCGGGGTCGGTGATGGTCAGCGGGCCGCCGCCGGCCAGCTGGCGCTGGAACAGCGGCACCACCGAGCCGGTCGAGCCCAGCACGTTACCGAAGCGCACGGTGACGAACCGGGTGTCGCCGTCGGCACCTCGCCGGAGATCGAGGGATTGGCACACCTGCTCGGCGATGCGCTTGGTGGCGCCCATGACGTTGGTGGGGTTCACCGCCTTGTCGCTGGAAATCAGCACCATGACGGCCACCCCGGCGGCGCGGCAGGCCTCGGCGACGTTGGCGGTGCCGACGACGTTGGTCATCAGTCCTTCGAAGGGGTTGATCTCGACCAGCGGCACGTGCTTCAGCGCGGCGGCGTGGAACACCAGCTCGGGCCGGGTTTCGGCCATGAGCGAGTCCAGGCGGGCACGATCGCGCACGTCGGCGATGACGGCACGCCGGGCCAAGGTGGGGTGTTTCTCCCCAACCTCCAGATCGATCTGGTAGAGATGGTATTCGGAGCTGTCGAGCAGCACCACCTGGGCCGGCCCGAAGCCGCAGACCTGGCGCACCAGTTCGCTGCCGATGCTGCCGCCGGCGCCGGTGACCAG of the Shumkonia mesophila genome contains:
- a CDS encoding PAS domain-containing sensor histidine kinase gives rise to the protein MRSRQVYAIGGLIVLTVFAVAGLWEFLLEDRVLARLNPGYVAETADEHWRYVAVAVGASVVSLIAPLWLFNHLGARQARAEEALAESRERLKAFAENPDWVWEIDETGVYTYASSRVHDFLGYTPEEVIGKAPFDLMPPDEAARMAKEFAAITSERRSFSLLENVTLHRDGHRVFMETSGVPIFDKRGAFRGYRGIDRDITARKQAEAAVRESEARFAKAFQASPAAMAISEIDDGRLLDANAMWLSLWGFTRGEAIGKTAVELHNWADLEQRAIFVERLKRDGSIRDFEAIFLTKGGQERTVLLAGETIEIGGEPRLLLVFHDITERQSMERRLRHVQKMEVVGQLAGGTAHDFNNLLQIIQSSIDLAQSQLDKDDRIHIYLENAMEAARRGGRLTHQLLSFSRKETLNPEIVRPAALIEGLLDLIRRSLGETIEVETRLERDLPTVRIDPHGLENALVNIAFNAKAAMPDGGRLTIAAGRRHVEQEIAGAGGADSPPAGDYVEINLTDTGCGMTPDVLEHAFEPFFTTREVGEGSGLGLSMVYGFARQSGGIVTLESEPGRGTRVCLMLPTAAKEPSDA
- a CDS encoding polysaccharide biosynthesis protein, yielding MLTRIISRATIAYAHDLVMAAVAFVVSLYLRASDILLYYPTDLLIQGVVTFTLIAAVVFRLMGLYRGVWRYASLNELLAVTRAATLVILVFLAVMFMWTRLDGLPRSLPFINWFVLIALLGGPRFLYRLYKDGRIELRRDQQGLQRIPVLLVGSGDGAELFIRAVSRQRNGAYQVVGILAERNFTRVGRVIHGIEVIGTTDELTAVVGRLAERGRRPQRLVLTDERTDGARVRRLLDESHALGMTLARIPRLTDFKAGVEDRVEIKPIAVEDLLGRPQMPLDRDAMGGLIAGRRVLVTGAGGSIGSELVRQVCGFGPAQVVLLDSSEYHLYQIDLEVGEKHPTLARRAVIADVRDRARLDSLMAETRPELVFHAAALKHVPLVEINPFEGLMTNVVGTANVAEACRAAGVAVMVLISSDKAVNPTNVMGATKRIAEQVCQSLDLRRGADGDTRFVTVRFGNVLGSTGSVVPLFQRQLAGGGPLTITDPEMTRYFMTIREAVELVLEASALGAARAEHAGRIFVLEMGQPVKILDLARQMIRLAGLRPDVDVKIEVVGLRPGEKLYEELFHSGEALVATEYAGVMAAAPRTADADEIRRALKVLGEACARADADAVGAVVHTLVPEYRGSAVSEKAAAQ
- the purH gene encoding bifunctional phosphoribosylaminoimidazolecarboxamide formyltransferase/IMP cyclohydrolase, encoding MSSPIRRALISVSDKTGLIEFGKFLAASGVEILSTGGSAKALADAGVPVTEVSAHTGFPEIMDGRVKTLHPKIHGGLLAIRGNAKHEAAMKEHGIAPIDLVAVNLYPFEATVAKGADYETCIENIDIGGPGMIRAAAKNHAFVTVVVDAADYAAVMEEMKANGGATTLEFRKKLAATAYARTAVYDAAISGWFARVLNEPFPKRAAFAGELKQTLRYGENPHQQAAFYVSGEARPGVATARQLQGKELSFNNYNDTDAAFELVAEFQETACAIIKHANPCGCAHGASVKEAYLKALACDPVSAFGGIVALNRPLDGATAEEIAKLFAEVVIAPEISAEARTVLASKKNLRVLETGGLPDPKAPGMTLRSLSGGYLLQTRDDAVTSAELKVVTKRAPSAQEMKDLLFAFAICKHVKSNAIVYVKDGALVGGGAGQMSRVDSARIAAWKSKEASAAAGESQPRTIGSVVASDAFFPFADGLLAAAEAGATAVIQPGGSMRDEEVIKAADEKGLAMVFTGMRHFRH